From a single Sparus aurata chromosome 13, fSpaAur1.1, whole genome shotgun sequence genomic region:
- the emsy gene encoding BRCA2-interacting transcriptional repressor EMSY isoform X3 has translation MPMIQLEKPVLTGTMPVVWPTILDLGRDECKRILRKLELEAYAGVISALRAQGDLTKDKKDLLAELTKILGISTERHRAEVRRAVNDERLTTIAYHMSGPNSSSEWSIEGRRLVPLMPRLVPQTAFTVTANAVASATANQNASLLLPAETGNKEVVVCYSYTSTTCTSTSATATSGAIGAIVKSPRPPSPSSNVVVLPSGSTVYVKSVSCSDEDEKPRKRRRTNSSSSSPVMLKEVTKVSPQVSKNITVPVSGSPKMSNIMQSIANSLPPHLSPVKITFTKPTIQTTNTTTQKVIIVTTSPSSNFVPNILSKSHNNAAAMSKLGSTSMLTTPTHKQTVVFPASSSPSSNATTVAVTSVVSSTPSVVMSTVATCAASAAVKVASARLPSPKTMVGSPAQILAQFPKQQSPKHLQQSSPVGAGVSQSSSSPGSAKPTIQIKQESGVKIITQQVQPSKILPKPSSVALSSSSSSPIMVVSSNGAIMTTKLVTQPTATQATYTRPTVSPGLGARISASSGGTTYVKTTSGSIITVVPKSLATLGGKIISSNIVSGTTTKITTIPMTSKPNVIVVQKTTGKGATIQGLPGKNVVTTLLNAGGLQAVQGTKPAIITASRPITKMIVTQPKGLSSGSTATATKIIPTKIVYGQQGKTQVLIKPKPVFQTALVSEHTRQLVTETLQQVTRSADLSQAQTSGHDGSTKEESSSSTGETSHGSAQEPQPVVHVVSSREQDWTEQEVSVESSPTIIYQEVPAGEAQSATSTIKALLELQQTTVKEKGEAKPRQHTIDLSQMAVPIHLSQEKKTSPESPRPSSSEAEASTEYTAAGKISKVGVSLEGDDMVMSSNQLPAKPSKSSSSQVVTVVTKPAVVSAAVSHVTHMPSDSKPESVVEVSEMEGDTLDPQTGLFYRSSQSAADPAKQTSLSAASQPALSQTESSASIQPPPPPPQLHSKPQLSQPSSSSSSTSSSTSFSSTPPQTKKLPKLREQSQPKVQTLTPSPKDRPVTATAQTGTKVSSLGTPTKSLLTPQLPKLQQAPTSLHRPLHTVMSHPPPLQAHHPVSTDKTASSQQPIITQSATVTKITFGSSHHSSPVFSSGEATAKLIPESSSGPSGEKPSVSDILKISMMEAEIDPSTEPMVVDSSSDCGPLGKSLEVQTVSGTLDSGQFISSSGASIHHTKSQQFSCMPGLTAQRSKEDVEVIEVIPQYSILPDSSQSNVVVEPSGFLEITNYTSQQLEEDSPMEQEVDSSNDEAAAASPPDQP, from the exons ATG CCCATGATTCAGCTGGAGAAGCCGGTCCTGACTGGTACCATGCCGGTGGTATGGCCCACCATCCTCGACCTCGGCAGAGACGAATGCAAAAGGATCCTCCGCAAACTGG agcTGGAGGCGTACGCTGGGGTGATCAGTGCCCTACGAGCTCAAGGAGACCTGACGAAGGACAAGAAGGATCTGCTGGCAGAACTCACTAAGATCCTCGG TATCTCCACAGAGCGTCATCGGGCTGAAGTCCGCAGAGCTGTTAATGACGAGCGCCTCACCACCATCgcatatca CATGTCAGGTCCCAACAGCTCATCTGAGTGGTCCATTGAAGGACGTCGGCTGGTCCCCTTGATGCCGAGGCTAGTCCCTCAGACGGCCTTCACTGTGACCGCTAATGCAGTGGCCAGTgccacagccaatcagaacgcctccctgctgctgccagCTGAAACGGGAAACAAAGAAG TGGTCGTATGTTACTCCTACACAAGCaccacctgcacctccaccaGCGCCACCGCCACCAGCGGAGCCATCGGAGCCATTGTGAAGTCTCCACGACCTCCCAGTCCTTCATCTAATGTAGTGGTGCTGCCCAGTGGGAGCACCGTCTACGTCAAGA GTGTGAGCTGTTCGGACGAAGACGAGAAGCCTCGTAAGCGGCGGCGGACCAACTCGTCCAGCTCATCTCCGGTGATGCTGAAGGAGGTGACCAAGGTGTCGCCGCAGGTGTCCAAGAACATCACGGTGCCGGTGAGCGGCAGCCCCAAGATGAGCAACATCATGCAGAGCATCGCCAACTCCCTGCCGCCTCACCTGTCCCCTGTCAAGATCACCTTCACCAAGCCCACCATCCagaccaccaacaccaccacccagAAG GTCATCATCGTCACAACGTCTCCAAGCTCCAACTTTGTGCCCAACATCCTGTCCAAGTCTCACAACAACGCCGCCGCCATGTCCAAGCTGGGCTCCACCTCCATGCTGACCACGCCCACCCACAAACAGACAGTGGTGTTCCCTGCCAGCTCCAGCCCCTCCTCCAACGCCACCACGGTCGCAGTGACCTCCGTGGTCTCCTCCACACCCTCCGTGGTCATGTCGACTGTGGCAACAT GCGCTGCCTCGGCTGCAGTGAAGGTGGCCTCAGCCAGACTTCCTTCGCCAAAGACTATGGTGGGCTCACCTGCTCAGATCCTGGCTCAGTTCCCCAAACAGCAGTCACCCAAACACTTGCAGCAGAGCTCACCTGTGGGAGCAGGTGTGAGTCAGAGCAGCAGCTCTCCTGGATCAGCTAAACCCACCATCCAGATCAAACAGGAGTCAG gaGTGAAGATCATCACTCAGCAGGTTCAGCCCAGTAAAATCCTGCCCAAACCTTCGTCAGTCGctctgtccagcagcagctcctccccCATCATGGTAGTCAGTAGCAACGGGGCCATCATGACCACCAAGCTGGTCACTCAGCCCACAG cgaCCCAGGCCACCTACACCAGGCCCACTGTGAGCCCCGGCCTCGGAGCGAGGATCTCAGCCTCCAGCGGAGGGACCACCTACGTGAAGACGACCAGCGGCAGCATCATAACAGTGGTGCCCAAGTCTCTGGCCACGCTGGGAGGAAAGATCATCAGCAGTAACATCGTGTCAG gcacAACTACCAAGATCACAACCATCCCCATGACCTCCAAACCAAACGTCATCGTGGTTCAGAAGACCACGGGGAAAGGAGCCACCATCCAGGGCCTGCCGGGCAAGAACGTAGTGACCACGCTACTCAACGCCGGG GGGCTGCAGGCAGTTCAGGGGACCAAACCAGCGATCATCACAGCCTCCAGACCGATCACCAAGATGATTGTCACCCAGCCCAAAGGCCTGAGCTCCGGGtccaccgccaccgccaccaaGATCATCCCCACCAAGATCGTCTACGGCCAGCAGGGCAAGACGCAG GTTCTGATCAAACCGAAGCCGGTATTCCAGACGGCGCTGGTGAGCGAACATACCAGGCAGCTGGTGACGGAGACGCTGCAGCAGGTGACTCGATCGGCTGACCTGAGTCAAGCTCAGACCTCTGGACACGACGGGTCCACAAAGGAAGAGTCCAGTAGCTCCACAGGAGAGACGTCTCACGGCAGCGCTCAGG AGCCTCAGCCTGTAGTGCACGTGGTGTCCTCCAGAGAGCAGGATTGGACAGAACAGGAAGTGTCTGTGGAGTCCAGTCCCACCATCATCTACCAGGAGGTCCCTGCTGGAGAGGCCCAGTCTGCCACGTCCACCATTAAAGCCCTGCTAGAGCTGCAGCAGACCACAG tgaagGAGAAGGGGGAGGCCAAACCCAGACAGCACACCATCGACCTCAGTCAGATGGCCGTCCCCATCCACCTGAGCCAGGAGAAGAAGACGAGCCCCGAGTCCCCGAGACCCTCCAGCTCAGAGGCCGAGGCCAGCACAGAGTACACCGCAGCAg GTAAAATCAGCAAAGTGGGCGTGTCCTTGGAGGGTGATGACATGGTCATGTCATCCAATCAGCTGCCGGCAAAGCCTTCCAAAAGTAGCAGCAGTCAGGTGGTTACCGTGGTAACCAAACCAGCtgttgtgtctgcagctgtttcacacGTCACTCACAtg cccTCTGACAGTAAGCCTGAGTCAGTTGTGGAGGTCAGTGAGATGGAAGGAGACACGCTGGACCCTCAGACTGGTTTGTTTTACCGctccagccaatcagctgcTGACCCTGCGAAGCAGACCAGCCTGTCTGCAGCCAGCCAGCCTGCCCTGAGTCAGACAGAAAGCTCCGCCTCCATCCAGCCTCCACCGCCACCGCCGCAGCTACATAGCAAACCTCAGCTcagccagccctcctcctcctcctcctcaacctcctcctccacttccttctcctccactcctcctcaGACCAAGAAGCTCCCAAagctcagagagcagagccAGCCCAAAGTCCAGACCCTGACCCCGAGTCCCAAAGACCGACCTGTGACGGCAACAGCTCAGACCGGTACAAAGGTCAGCAGCCTGGGAACGCCAACCAAATCTCTGCTGACGCCACAGCTCCCAAAACTCCAGCAGGCCCCGACCTCCCTCCACAGACCGCTGCACACCGTCATGTCCCACCCTCCTCCGCTGCAGGCACACCACCCGGTCAGCACGGACAAGACCGCCTCCAGCCAG CAGCCAATCATCACACAGAGCGCCACCGTCACTAAGATCACCTTTGGCTCCTCCCACCACTCATCTCCGGTCTTCAGCAGCGGCGAGGCCACAGCCAAGCTGATCCCCGAGTCGAGCTCTGGGCCATCGGGAGAGAAGCCGTCGGTGTCGGACATCCTGAAGATCTCCATGATGGAGGCGGAGATCGACCCCAGCACAGAGCCCATGGTGGTGGACTCGTCCAGTGACTGCGGTCCTCTGGGGAAGAGCCTGGAGGTCCAGACCGTGTCGGGGACTCTGGACTCAGGACAGTTCATCAGCAGCTCAGGAGCCTCCATCCACCACACCAAGAGCCAGCAGTTCAGCTGCATGCCGGGCCTGACAGCCCAGAGGAGCAAGGAGGACGTGGAGGTCATCGAG gtgatcCCTCAGTACTCCATCCTGCCCGACTCCAGCCAGTCCAACGTGGTGGTGGAGCCCAGCGGCTTCCTGGAGATCACCAACTACACCAgccagcagctggaggaggacagCCCCATGGAGCAGGAGGTGGACAGCAGCAACGACGAGGCCGCCGCAGCCAGTCCTCCTGACCAGCCGTAG
- the emsy gene encoding BRCA2-interacting transcriptional repressor EMSY isoform X1 → MPMIQLEKPVLTGTMPVVWPTILDLGRDECKRILRKLELEAYAGVISALRAQGDLTKDKKDLLAELTKILGISTERHRAEVRRAVNDERLTTIAYHMSGPNSSSEWSIEGRRLVPLMPRLVPQTAFTVTANAVASATANQNASLLLPAETGNKEVVVCYSYTSTTCTSTSATATSGAIGAIVKSPRPPSPSSNVVVLPSGSTVYVKSVSCSDEDEKPRKRRRTNSSSSSPVMLKEVTKVSPQVSKNITVPVSGSPKMSNIMQSIANSLPPHLSPVKITFTKPTIQTTNTTTQKVIIVTTSPSSNFVPNILSKSHNNAAAMSKLGSTSMLTTPTHKQTVVFPASSSPSSNATTVAVTSVVSSTPSVVMSTVATCAASAAVKVASARLPSPKTMVGSPAQILAQFPKQQSPKHLQQSSPVGAGVSQSSSSPGSAKPTIQIKQESGVKIITQQVQPSKILPKPSSVALSSSSSSPIMVVSSNGAIMTTKLVTQPTATQATYTRPTVSPGLGARISASSGGTTYVKTTSGSIITVVPKSLATLGGKIISSNIVSGTTTKITTIPMTSKPNVIVVQKTTGKGATIQGLPGKNVVTTLLNAGGEKGLQAVQGTKPAIITASRPITKMIVTQPKGLSSGSTATATKIIPTKIVYGQQGKTQVLIKPKPVFQTALVSEHTRQLVTETLQQVTRSADLSQAQTSGHDGSTKEESSSSTGETSHGSAQEPQPVVHVVSSREQDWTEQEVSVESSPTIIYQEVPAGEAQSATSTIKALLELQQTTVKEKGEAKPRQHTIDLSQMAVPIHLSQEKKTSPESPRPSSSEAEASTEYTAAGKISKVGVSLEGDDMVMSSNQLPAKPSKSSSSQVVTVVTKPAVVSAAVSHVTHMPSDSKPESVVEVSEMEGDTLDPQTGLFYRSSQSAADPAKQTSLSAASQPALSQTESSASIQPPPPPPQLHSKPQLSQPSSSSSSTSSSTSFSSTPPQTKKLPKLREQSQPKVQTLTPSPKDRPVTATAQTGTKVSSLGTPTKSLLTPQLPKLQQAPTSLHRPLHTVMSHPPPLQAHHPVSTDKTASSQQPIITQSATVTKITFGSSHHSSPVFSSGEATAKLIPESSSGPSGEKPSVSDILKISMMEAEIDPSTEPMVVDSSSDCGPLGKSLEVQTVSGTLDSGQFISSSGASIHHTKSQQFSCMPGLTAQRSKEDVEVIEVIPQYSILPDSSQSNVVVEPSGFLEITNYTSQQLEEDSPMEQEVDSSNDEAAAASPPDQP, encoded by the exons ATG CCCATGATTCAGCTGGAGAAGCCGGTCCTGACTGGTACCATGCCGGTGGTATGGCCCACCATCCTCGACCTCGGCAGAGACGAATGCAAAAGGATCCTCCGCAAACTGG agcTGGAGGCGTACGCTGGGGTGATCAGTGCCCTACGAGCTCAAGGAGACCTGACGAAGGACAAGAAGGATCTGCTGGCAGAACTCACTAAGATCCTCGG TATCTCCACAGAGCGTCATCGGGCTGAAGTCCGCAGAGCTGTTAATGACGAGCGCCTCACCACCATCgcatatca CATGTCAGGTCCCAACAGCTCATCTGAGTGGTCCATTGAAGGACGTCGGCTGGTCCCCTTGATGCCGAGGCTAGTCCCTCAGACGGCCTTCACTGTGACCGCTAATGCAGTGGCCAGTgccacagccaatcagaacgcctccctgctgctgccagCTGAAACGGGAAACAAAGAAG TGGTCGTATGTTACTCCTACACAAGCaccacctgcacctccaccaGCGCCACCGCCACCAGCGGAGCCATCGGAGCCATTGTGAAGTCTCCACGACCTCCCAGTCCTTCATCTAATGTAGTGGTGCTGCCCAGTGGGAGCACCGTCTACGTCAAGA GTGTGAGCTGTTCGGACGAAGACGAGAAGCCTCGTAAGCGGCGGCGGACCAACTCGTCCAGCTCATCTCCGGTGATGCTGAAGGAGGTGACCAAGGTGTCGCCGCAGGTGTCCAAGAACATCACGGTGCCGGTGAGCGGCAGCCCCAAGATGAGCAACATCATGCAGAGCATCGCCAACTCCCTGCCGCCTCACCTGTCCCCTGTCAAGATCACCTTCACCAAGCCCACCATCCagaccaccaacaccaccacccagAAG GTCATCATCGTCACAACGTCTCCAAGCTCCAACTTTGTGCCCAACATCCTGTCCAAGTCTCACAACAACGCCGCCGCCATGTCCAAGCTGGGCTCCACCTCCATGCTGACCACGCCCACCCACAAACAGACAGTGGTGTTCCCTGCCAGCTCCAGCCCCTCCTCCAACGCCACCACGGTCGCAGTGACCTCCGTGGTCTCCTCCACACCCTCCGTGGTCATGTCGACTGTGGCAACAT GCGCTGCCTCGGCTGCAGTGAAGGTGGCCTCAGCCAGACTTCCTTCGCCAAAGACTATGGTGGGCTCACCTGCTCAGATCCTGGCTCAGTTCCCCAAACAGCAGTCACCCAAACACTTGCAGCAGAGCTCACCTGTGGGAGCAGGTGTGAGTCAGAGCAGCAGCTCTCCTGGATCAGCTAAACCCACCATCCAGATCAAACAGGAGTCAG gaGTGAAGATCATCACTCAGCAGGTTCAGCCCAGTAAAATCCTGCCCAAACCTTCGTCAGTCGctctgtccagcagcagctcctccccCATCATGGTAGTCAGTAGCAACGGGGCCATCATGACCACCAAGCTGGTCACTCAGCCCACAG cgaCCCAGGCCACCTACACCAGGCCCACTGTGAGCCCCGGCCTCGGAGCGAGGATCTCAGCCTCCAGCGGAGGGACCACCTACGTGAAGACGACCAGCGGCAGCATCATAACAGTGGTGCCCAAGTCTCTGGCCACGCTGGGAGGAAAGATCATCAGCAGTAACATCGTGTCAG gcacAACTACCAAGATCACAACCATCCCCATGACCTCCAAACCAAACGTCATCGTGGTTCAGAAGACCACGGGGAAAGGAGCCACCATCCAGGGCCTGCCGGGCAAGAACGTAGTGACCACGCTACTCAACGCCGGG ggtGAGAAGGGGCTGCAGGCAGTTCAGGGGACCAAACCAGCGATCATCACAGCCTCCAGACCGATCACCAAGATGATTGTCACCCAGCCCAAAGGCCTGAGCTCCGGGtccaccgccaccgccaccaaGATCATCCCCACCAAGATCGTCTACGGCCAGCAGGGCAAGACGCAG GTTCTGATCAAACCGAAGCCGGTATTCCAGACGGCGCTGGTGAGCGAACATACCAGGCAGCTGGTGACGGAGACGCTGCAGCAGGTGACTCGATCGGCTGACCTGAGTCAAGCTCAGACCTCTGGACACGACGGGTCCACAAAGGAAGAGTCCAGTAGCTCCACAGGAGAGACGTCTCACGGCAGCGCTCAGG AGCCTCAGCCTGTAGTGCACGTGGTGTCCTCCAGAGAGCAGGATTGGACAGAACAGGAAGTGTCTGTGGAGTCCAGTCCCACCATCATCTACCAGGAGGTCCCTGCTGGAGAGGCCCAGTCTGCCACGTCCACCATTAAAGCCCTGCTAGAGCTGCAGCAGACCACAG tgaagGAGAAGGGGGAGGCCAAACCCAGACAGCACACCATCGACCTCAGTCAGATGGCCGTCCCCATCCACCTGAGCCAGGAGAAGAAGACGAGCCCCGAGTCCCCGAGACCCTCCAGCTCAGAGGCCGAGGCCAGCACAGAGTACACCGCAGCAg GTAAAATCAGCAAAGTGGGCGTGTCCTTGGAGGGTGATGACATGGTCATGTCATCCAATCAGCTGCCGGCAAAGCCTTCCAAAAGTAGCAGCAGTCAGGTGGTTACCGTGGTAACCAAACCAGCtgttgtgtctgcagctgtttcacacGTCACTCACAtg cccTCTGACAGTAAGCCTGAGTCAGTTGTGGAGGTCAGTGAGATGGAAGGAGACACGCTGGACCCTCAGACTGGTTTGTTTTACCGctccagccaatcagctgcTGACCCTGCGAAGCAGACCAGCCTGTCTGCAGCCAGCCAGCCTGCCCTGAGTCAGACAGAAAGCTCCGCCTCCATCCAGCCTCCACCGCCACCGCCGCAGCTACATAGCAAACCTCAGCTcagccagccctcctcctcctcctcctcaacctcctcctccacttccttctcctccactcctcctcaGACCAAGAAGCTCCCAAagctcagagagcagagccAGCCCAAAGTCCAGACCCTGACCCCGAGTCCCAAAGACCGACCTGTGACGGCAACAGCTCAGACCGGTACAAAGGTCAGCAGCCTGGGAACGCCAACCAAATCTCTGCTGACGCCACAGCTCCCAAAACTCCAGCAGGCCCCGACCTCCCTCCACAGACCGCTGCACACCGTCATGTCCCACCCTCCTCCGCTGCAGGCACACCACCCGGTCAGCACGGACAAGACCGCCTCCAGCCAG CAGCCAATCATCACACAGAGCGCCACCGTCACTAAGATCACCTTTGGCTCCTCCCACCACTCATCTCCGGTCTTCAGCAGCGGCGAGGCCACAGCCAAGCTGATCCCCGAGTCGAGCTCTGGGCCATCGGGAGAGAAGCCGTCGGTGTCGGACATCCTGAAGATCTCCATGATGGAGGCGGAGATCGACCCCAGCACAGAGCCCATGGTGGTGGACTCGTCCAGTGACTGCGGTCCTCTGGGGAAGAGCCTGGAGGTCCAGACCGTGTCGGGGACTCTGGACTCAGGACAGTTCATCAGCAGCTCAGGAGCCTCCATCCACCACACCAAGAGCCAGCAGTTCAGCTGCATGCCGGGCCTGACAGCCCAGAGGAGCAAGGAGGACGTGGAGGTCATCGAG gtgatcCCTCAGTACTCCATCCTGCCCGACTCCAGCCAGTCCAACGTGGTGGTGGAGCCCAGCGGCTTCCTGGAGATCACCAACTACACCAgccagcagctggaggaggacagCCCCATGGAGCAGGAGGTGGACAGCAGCAACGACGAGGCCGCCGCAGCCAGTCCTCCTGACCAGCCGTAG